The following are from one region of the Rhodothermales bacterium genome:
- a CDS encoding ABC transporter permease, which translates to MRFEKDGLTEFLTQVAEFGRFTGMFFRRVWRRPFEGRELLRQMDDVGSKSFLLTGVTGLAIGIVLAMQSRGTLVRFGAEAVLPSMLALSVIKEIGPVITALVLAGRLGAGMGAEIGSMRVTEQIDALEVAALKPYHYLVITRVLACVIMFPILTLWTDSLALFGGYIESQIASSMDYRIFLSTAFESVRFSDLVIDTGKTSVFGFIVGIVSCWLGFNVRGGTREVGRAAMQAVVVSSLLILLADVVIVRFSLLLFGDVSS; encoded by the coding sequence ATGCGTTTTGAGAAGGACGGACTGACGGAATTCCTGACCCAGGTGGCCGAATTCGGCCGATTCACCGGGATGTTTTTCCGGCGGGTCTGGCGGCGGCCGTTCGAGGGGCGCGAACTCCTCCGGCAGATGGACGATGTCGGATCCAAGAGCTTTCTGCTGACCGGCGTCACCGGCCTGGCCATCGGTATCGTGCTGGCCATGCAGAGCCGCGGTACGCTGGTCCGCTTTGGTGCCGAAGCGGTCCTCCCCAGCATGCTGGCGCTGTCGGTCATCAAGGAGATCGGTCCGGTCATCACGGCACTGGTCCTGGCAGGACGACTGGGCGCCGGCATGGGGGCCGAAATCGGCAGCATGCGGGTCACCGAACAGATCGATGCCCTCGAAGTGGCGGCCCTCAAGCCGTACCATTACCTGGTCATCACCCGCGTCCTGGCGTGCGTCATCATGTTTCCCATCCTGACCCTGTGGACCGACAGCCTGGCGTTGTTCGGGGGATACATCGAATCGCAGATTGCCTCGAGCATGGACTACCGCATATTCCTGTCCACGGCGTTCGAGTCGGTCCGCTTCAGTGACCTGGTCATCGACACCGGCAAGACGTCGGTGTTCGGCTTCATCGTGGGCATTGTCTCCTGCTGGCTCGGCTTCAATGTCCGGGGCGGAACGAGGGAAGTGGGCCGCGCGGCCATGCAGGCCGTGGTGGTATCGTCCCTGCTCATCCTGTTGGCCGACGTGGTCATTGTGCGCTTCTCCCTCCTCCTTTTCGGGGATGTGTCGTCATGA
- a CDS encoding ATP-binding cassette domain-containing protein, translated as MKEIRLEHIRKTFGTLEVLKDVSLTVPAGSSGVVMGGSGSGKSVLIKHIVGLLKPDEGAVYVDGERVDDLDGDALDRVRLDTGYLFQSGAMFDSMTVFENMRFFLSRHRDMTEAEERDRVEELLTWVELPEKMNALPAELSGGQRKRVALARALVLDPSLMLYDEPTTGLDPISVRTVSELIVRLQEERNITSISITHDLLCAEIVADQVHFLDGGEIVAEGTLDDVRRSDHPFVSQFFASSTPPSP; from the coding sequence ATGAAAGAGATCCGACTGGAACATATCCGGAAGACGTTCGGCACCCTCGAGGTGCTCAAGGACGTATCGCTGACGGTGCCAGCCGGCTCGTCGGGCGTTGTCATGGGAGGATCCGGCTCCGGCAAGAGCGTGCTCATCAAACACATCGTTGGGCTGCTCAAGCCGGATGAAGGAGCCGTCTATGTGGACGGCGAACGCGTGGACGACCTGGACGGCGACGCCCTGGACCGGGTCCGCCTCGATACCGGCTACCTGTTCCAGAGCGGCGCCATGTTCGATTCCATGACGGTGTTCGAGAACATGCGTTTCTTTCTGAGTCGCCACCGGGACATGACCGAGGCCGAGGAGCGGGACCGAGTGGAAGAACTCCTGACATGGGTCGAGCTCCCCGAGAAGATGAACGCCCTGCCGGCCGAACTCTCCGGGGGCCAGCGCAAGCGGGTGGCCCTTGCCCGAGCCCTGGTCCTGGACCCGAGCCTCATGCTCTACGATGAACCCACTACGGGACTGGATCCCATCTCGGTCCGCACCGTTTCAGAACTCATTGTGCGGCTTCAGGAAGAGCGGAATATCACCTCGATCTCCATTACGCACGATCTGTTGTGCGCGGAAATCGTGGCGGACCAGGTGCACTTCCTGGACGGGGGCGAAATCGTCGCCGAAGGGACCCTGGATGATGTTCGCCGGTCCGACCACCCGTTCGTTTCGCAATTTTTTGCTTCCTCGACACCACCATCCCCATGA
- a CDS encoding MlaD family protein: MNRNVRLGLLITGGLILLVLGLFAIGNQTFLFSNVTEVRSQFSSVAGLQAGGKVQYQGVSVGRVESVTLPNEPGQKIDVTMSIAQRASHLIRKNTQAQIKSDGLVGEQIIVLVNPDEPGEPIENDDILPGVDPFDLFEITDRALASVQDFERAANVFEAILLDVQAGEGTLGRIIYDPALYNSFLATTDETRRVMNSLATSAEANADILVDVAVRATEGIESILQKIDSGDGTLALLLNDPQLYNELLATADTLRTISADLQAVSQGAENAMTWGTLGAFRFAELMEAAKHNWLFKRYFEERGSMELAPFELRERAISQSLGDISTRERELLEWEMRLQALEAELEARRDSTGTPEPRQ, encoded by the coding sequence ATGAACCGGAACGTACGACTCGGGCTGCTCATCACCGGCGGGCTCATCCTGCTGGTCCTCGGCCTGTTCGCCATCGGCAACCAGACCTTCCTGTTCAGCAATGTGACGGAAGTCCGGTCCCAGTTTTCCTCCGTGGCCGGTCTCCAGGCAGGCGGCAAGGTCCAGTACCAGGGCGTCAGCGTGGGCCGCGTGGAATCGGTCACCCTGCCGAACGAGCCGGGGCAGAAGATTGACGTAACCATGTCCATCGCGCAGCGGGCCAGCCACCTCATCCGCAAGAATACGCAGGCTCAGATCAAGAGCGATGGCCTGGTCGGCGAGCAGATCATAGTGCTCGTCAACCCCGACGAGCCCGGCGAACCGATTGAGAACGATGACATCCTGCCGGGCGTCGATCCGTTCGACCTGTTCGAAATCACCGACCGCGCCCTGGCCTCCGTCCAGGATTTCGAGCGGGCCGCCAACGTGTTCGAGGCCATCCTGCTGGACGTGCAGGCCGGCGAGGGCACCCTCGGACGCATCATCTACGATCCGGCGCTTTACAACTCGTTCCTGGCCACGACCGACGAAACCCGGCGTGTCATGAACTCCCTGGCCACATCGGCCGAAGCCAACGCGGATATCCTGGTGGATGTGGCCGTGCGGGCCACCGAGGGCATAGAGTCCATCCTCCAGAAGATCGATTCGGGCGATGGGACGCTTGCCCTGCTGTTGAACGATCCGCAATTGTACAATGAACTCCTTGCCACGGCCGATACGCTCCGCACGATTTCCGCGGACCTGCAGGCCGTCTCCCAGGGCGCCGAGAACGCCATGACGTGGGGCACGCTGGGTGCTTTCCGATTCGCCGAGCTCATGGAGGCCGCCAAGCACAACTGGCTCTTCAAGCGCTACTTCGAGGAGCGCGGCAGCATGGAGCTCGCCCCCTTCGAACTCCGCGAGCGGGCCATTTCCCAGAGCCTCGGCGACATCAGCACCCGCGAGCGCGAACTCCTGGAATGGGAAATGCGCCTCCAGGCCCTGGAGGCCGAGCTTGAAGCCCGGCGCGACTCGACCGGAACGCCGGAACCGCGACAATGA
- the tgt gene encoding tRNA guanosine(34) transglycosylase Tgt, with translation MTFTLQQTDPSGARAGRLETAHGVIETPIFMPVGTLGSVKAVWQRELVDEIGAQIILGNTYHLYLRPGMEVMQAAGGLHRFMHWDGPILTDSGGYQVFSLSSRRKLTEEGARFQSHIDGSYHQFTPENVVDTQRSIGSDIMMVLDECPPGDATLDYARKSNELTIRWAKRCKDHFEATSLLYGHDQALFGIVQGVVYPEVRRESARALMDIDFPGYAIGGLSVGEPAEQMYAMVDVVAPLLPQDRPRYLMGVGTPANLLENIERGIDMFDCVMPTRNGRNGMLFTTEGIINIKNRRWREDFSEIDPGLDVYASRHFTKSYLRHLFVSGEYLASQIASVQNLAFYLWLMRGARGAILEGRYAAFKADTLPRVSRRL, from the coding sequence TTGACCTTCACCCTTCAACAGACCGATCCTTCCGGCGCGCGCGCCGGCCGACTCGAGACGGCCCACGGCGTCATTGAAACGCCCATTTTCATGCCGGTGGGCACGCTGGGGAGCGTCAAGGCCGTCTGGCAGCGGGAGCTGGTGGACGAGATCGGCGCACAGATCATACTCGGCAACACGTACCACCTGTACCTGCGCCCCGGCATGGAGGTCATGCAGGCCGCAGGTGGCCTGCACCGCTTCATGCACTGGGACGGTCCCATCCTGACGGACTCCGGAGGATACCAGGTGTTCAGCCTGTCCTCGCGGCGGAAGCTGACCGAGGAAGGCGCCCGCTTCCAGTCGCACATCGACGGATCGTACCACCAGTTCACACCCGAGAACGTCGTGGACACCCAGCGGTCCATCGGGTCGGACATCATGATGGTGCTGGATGAATGCCCCCCGGGCGACGCCACGCTGGACTACGCCCGCAAATCCAATGAATTGACCATCCGCTGGGCCAAGCGGTGCAAGGACCACTTCGAGGCCACGTCGCTGCTGTATGGCCACGACCAGGCCCTCTTCGGGATTGTGCAGGGCGTGGTCTATCCGGAAGTCCGTCGCGAATCGGCCCGGGCCCTGATGGACATCGATTTTCCGGGATACGCCATCGGTGGCCTGTCGGTCGGAGAACCGGCCGAACAGATGTATGCCATGGTGGATGTCGTCGCGCCGCTGCTGCCACAGGACCGCCCCCGGTACCTCATGGGCGTCGGAACGCCGGCCAATCTCCTGGAAAACATCGAACGGGGGATCGACATGTTCGACTGTGTCATGCCCACCCGGAATGGCCGCAACGGCATGCTCTTCACTACAGAGGGCATCATCAACATCAAGAACCGGCGCTGGCGGGAAGATTTCTCGGAAATCGATCCGGGGCTCGACGTGTACGCCTCGCGGCACTTCACCAAGTCCTACCTCCGCCACCTGTTCGTTTCCGGCGAATACCTGGCCTCCCAGATCGCGTCCGTCCAGAACCTCGCCTTCTACCTGTGGCTCATGCGCGGCGCCCGCGGCGCCATCCTCGAGGGCCGCTACGCCGCCTTCAAAGCCGACACCCTGCCCCGGGTGAGCCGGCGACTCTAG
- a CDS encoding 4-hydroxy-3-methylbut-2-enyl diphosphate reductase → MARTFDVPAFYRSPIVSRIKEQRRLEDPRKKDLSPSVLDHGSVTFKLARHFGFCYGVENAIEIAYRALREHPDKRIFLLSEMIHNPHVNDDLLSRGIRFLRTTEGEQLIPFSELTPDDVVIIPAFGTTLEVEKQLADMGIDVTAYNTTCPFVEKVWKRSDQIGRKDYTVIVHGKRYHEETRATFSHAQAVTRVMVIRDLEEARELARYIRGDADRSFFNARFADRTSPGFDPERDLTRIGVVNQTTMLATETAEIAAILRQAMMDRYGADDLPAHFADTSDTLCYATNENQDATRALIEDGADLAIIVGGSNSSNTSHLVELCEERMPTFFISDASRIDSADRISHFDLHVKDYITTQGWLPAKRPVTVLLTAGASCPDSLLDEVIHRVTELVGDAHALV, encoded by the coding sequence ATGGCCCGCACATTCGACGTACCCGCCTTTTACCGGAGCCCGATCGTATCGCGCATCAAGGAACAGCGCCGGCTGGAAGATCCGCGAAAGAAGGACCTGTCCCCGTCCGTGCTCGACCACGGATCGGTCACGTTCAAGCTGGCCCGCCATTTCGGGTTCTGCTACGGCGTCGAGAACGCCATTGAAATCGCCTACCGGGCGCTCCGGGAGCATCCGGACAAGCGCATCTTCCTGCTCTCGGAAATGATCCACAATCCCCACGTGAACGACGACCTGCTGTCGCGTGGCATCCGGTTCCTGCGGACCACCGAGGGCGAGCAGCTCATCCCCTTCTCCGAACTGACGCCGGACGATGTCGTCATCATCCCAGCCTTCGGCACCACGCTGGAAGTGGAAAAGCAACTGGCCGACATGGGCATTGACGTGACGGCCTACAACACCACCTGTCCGTTCGTGGAGAAGGTCTGGAAGCGCAGTGACCAGATCGGGCGAAAGGATTACACGGTCATCGTGCACGGCAAGCGGTACCACGAGGAAACGCGGGCCACCTTTTCCCACGCCCAGGCGGTGACCCGGGTCATGGTCATCCGGGACCTGGAGGAGGCCCGGGAACTGGCCCGGTACATCCGGGGCGACGCCGACCGGTCGTTCTTCAATGCGCGTTTTGCCGACCGGACGAGTCCCGGATTCGACCCGGAGCGGGATTTGACCCGGATTGGCGTGGTCAACCAGACGACCATGCTCGCCACGGAAACCGCCGAGATCGCCGCCATCCTGCGCCAGGCCATGATGGATCGATACGGTGCGGATGACCTGCCTGCCCACTTCGCAGACACCAGCGACACCCTGTGCTATGCCACGAATGAAAATCAGGATGCGACGCGCGCGTTGATCGAGGACGGCGCCGACCTGGCCATCATCGTGGGAGGCTCCAACTCCTCCAACACGAGTCATCTGGTGGAGCTGTGCGAGGAGCGTATGCCGACGTTTTTCATTTCCGATGCGTCGCGCATTGACTCCGCCGACCGGATTTCACACTTCGACCTGCACGTGAAGGACTACATCACCACCCAGGGCTGGCTTCCCGCGAAACGCCCGGTCACGGTCCTGCTGACGGCCGGGGCCTCCTGTCCGGACAGCCTGCTGGATGAGGTCATCCACCGCGTGACCGAACTCGTCGGGGATGCGCATGCCCTGGTATAA
- a CDS encoding class I SAM-dependent methyltransferase — MPWYKDWFNTDAYDLVYRNRNEAEALRLVELILDTCRPNPGARVLDVGCGRGRHAMAFAERGFDVTGVDLAQRALEIARKSAADRGLSIHFEQGDMRDVHAPAAFDLVVNLFTAFGYFTEHEEHLRVVSALRSAAKPGAWVVQDFMNADLVRRTFIPEDERTIGDVHVHQKRHVEPGNGAFDRICKQITLTRNGDAHTFNESVALIALDDFRGLYEEAGLTLEHVFGSYDGAPFGPDSPRLILFSRS; from the coding sequence ATGCCCTGGTATAAGGACTGGTTCAATACCGACGCCTACGACCTGGTCTACCGCAACCGGAATGAGGCCGAAGCGCTCCGGCTGGTCGAACTCATCCTGGACACCTGTCGGCCCAATCCCGGTGCACGGGTATTGGACGTGGGCTGCGGCCGCGGTCGGCACGCCATGGCCTTCGCCGAGCGGGGTTTCGACGTGACGGGCGTGGACCTGGCGCAGCGGGCCCTCGAAATCGCCCGGAAATCGGCGGCCGACCGCGGCCTCTCCATCCACTTCGAGCAAGGCGACATGCGGGATGTCCACGCGCCCGCGGCGTTCGACCTGGTGGTCAACCTGTTCACGGCGTTCGGCTACTTCACCGAGCACGAGGAACACCTGCGCGTCGTCAGCGCCCTGCGCTCCGCTGCCAAACCCGGCGCGTGGGTCGTCCAGGACTTCATGAATGCGGATCTTGTCCGTCGTACGTTCATTCCGGAGGACGAACGGACCATCGGAGACGTACACGTGCACCAGAAACGCCATGTGGAGCCCGGTAACGGCGCTTTCGACCGGATCTGCAAGCAGATCACGCTCACGCGGAACGGGGACGCGCACACCTTCAACGAGAGCGTGGCCCTCATTGCCCTGGACGACTTCCGGGGCCTGTACGAAGAGGCAGGCCTGACCCTCGAACACGTATTCGGATCGTACGACGGCGCCCCCTTCGGCCCCGATTCCCCGCGACTCATCCTGTTCAGTCGGTCATGA
- a CDS encoding dipeptidase: MKNPLAYADQHFDTFVDDLKTFLRIPSVSTDPAHKQDVGDAARWLAAHLSAIDLDGVQVMDTPGHPVVYAEKIVDPAARTVLVYGHYDVQPPDPLELWETEPFDPVVRNGDLYARGSADDKGQLYMHVKAVEAWLATDGLPMNVKMIFEGEEEIGSEHLPAFLEAHKDLLAADVVMVSDTALFGTGVPSITYGLRGLAYVQVTLEGPDRDLHSGVYGGAIHNPINALAALIADLHDDDHRVTIDGFYDNVIPLTDEERASFAELPFDEAEWLDEVGAPAARTEKGYTAWEATTARPCLDVNGIWGGFTGEGAKTVLPSKAHAKISCRLVPGQTPDEITDKLRRHFEKHTPPTMKLTFRNLHGGPGALVDTSGPAMQAAAEAMEGVYGERPFFIRGGGSIPIVAEFKRILGLGTVLMGFGLDSDAIHSPNEKFGLDRLRKGIETAIRFLAIYPTTK; encoded by the coding sequence ATGAAGAACCCACTCGCCTACGCTGACCAGCATTTCGACACGTTTGTCGATGATTTGAAGACCTTCCTGCGCATCCCGTCCGTCAGCACGGACCCGGCCCACAAGCAGGATGTGGGAGATGCGGCGCGCTGGCTCGCCGCCCACCTGTCGGCCATTGACCTGGACGGCGTCCAGGTCATGGATACGCCCGGACATCCCGTGGTGTACGCCGAGAAGATCGTGGATCCCGCGGCGCGGACCGTGCTCGTGTACGGCCACTACGACGTGCAGCCTCCCGATCCGCTCGAACTGTGGGAAACCGAGCCGTTCGATCCGGTCGTACGGAACGGGGACCTTTATGCGCGCGGTTCGGCCGACGACAAGGGCCAGCTGTACATGCACGTGAAGGCGGTGGAGGCCTGGTTGGCCACCGACGGCCTGCCCATGAACGTGAAGATGATTTTCGAGGGCGAGGAGGAAATCGGATCGGAGCATTTGCCCGCGTTCCTGGAGGCGCACAAGGACCTGCTGGCGGCCGACGTGGTCATGGTGTCCGATACGGCGCTCTTCGGCACCGGCGTACCCTCCATTACCTACGGCCTGCGCGGCCTGGCCTACGTGCAGGTGACCCTGGAAGGACCCGACCGGGACCTGCATTCGGGCGTCTACGGCGGGGCCATCCATAACCCCATCAACGCGCTGGCCGCCCTGATTGCCGATCTGCATGACGACGACCACCGCGTGACGATTGACGGATTCTACGACAACGTCATCCCGCTGACGGACGAGGAGCGCGCCTCGTTCGCCGAACTGCCCTTCGACGAGGCCGAGTGGCTGGACGAAGTGGGCGCGCCGGCGGCCCGCACCGAAAAAGGCTATACGGCGTGGGAGGCCACGACCGCCCGTCCCTGCCTGGACGTGAACGGCATCTGGGGCGGGTTCACAGGCGAAGGGGCCAAGACGGTGCTCCCGTCGAAGGCCCACGCCAAGATTTCCTGCCGGCTCGTGCCCGGCCAGACCCCGGACGAGATCACCGACAAACTGCGGCGCCATTTCGAGAAGCACACGCCCCCGACCATGAAGCTCACGTTCCGCAACCTGCACGGTGGCCCCGGAGCCCTCGTGGACACGTCCGGGCCGGCCATGCAGGCCGCGGCCGAGGCCATGGAAGGCGTTTACGGCGAGCGGCCGTTCTTCATCCGTGGCGGCGGCTCCATCCCCATTGTGGCCGAATTCAAACGAATCCTCGGCCTCGGAACCGTGCTCATGGGCTTCGGGCTCGACTCCGATGCCATCCACTCCCCCAACGAAAAATTCGGTCTGGACCGTCTGCGCAAGGGCATTGAGACCGCCATCCGCTTCCTGGCCATTTACCCCACGACAAAATGA
- a CDS encoding M24 family metallopeptidase, with translation MALLVLAGCGAPPPGPHATPGADAGLFTGDPWPEIRAERLDTLLPAAMERHGMDAWMIICRENNNDPLARHVGCENAGGTAAFLLFRQAGEGSGSTENTSSLYSVAVSPAGESTALAEKNMLDEVVSIGRGVGLWGEVAAQFERFNPAVIGINTGGSPIADGLSHTQYESMMAGLPAMWTSRMTSAEPLVRTWLSVKLPAEVDIMRRAAELTARWEVEAYAEVVPGVTTDRDLADILEEKMAAAGVGDGWSPEQNPAINSGMDRGHSHPTDRVIVPGDFIQTDFGIRVHDMWVTDIQRFAYVLAPGETEAPADALAKWEAARAGNRAAFAAMKPGATGADVDAAQRVVMEANGSIPVMWGTGHPVGYWAHDSGPGLSGRSTSQPLEPGMTFAFDGFHSWMLTDSTTKTISVEEMVVITETGAEWLTPPQEDLILIPSR, from the coding sequence ATGGCCCTCCTCGTCCTTGCCGGATGCGGCGCCCCACCCCCCGGTCCGCATGCCACCCCCGGAGCCGATGCCGGCCTGTTCACCGGCGATCCCTGGCCCGAAATCCGTGCCGAGCGATTGGATACGCTGCTCCCGGCCGCCATGGAACGGCACGGCATGGACGCATGGATGATCATTTGCCGGGAGAACAACAACGATCCGCTTGCCCGCCACGTGGGATGCGAAAACGCGGGCGGCACCGCGGCCTTCCTGCTCTTCCGCCAGGCAGGTGAAGGCTCAGGTTCAACCGAAAACACCTCCTCCCTGTATTCCGTGGCCGTTTCGCCCGCTGGCGAATCCACGGCCCTGGCCGAAAAGAACATGCTGGATGAGGTCGTATCCATTGGCCGCGGCGTCGGCCTGTGGGGCGAAGTCGCCGCGCAGTTCGAACGCTTCAACCCGGCGGTCATCGGCATCAATACCGGAGGCAGCCCGATTGCCGACGGGCTCTCGCACACGCAGTACGAAAGCATGATGGCAGGCCTTCCGGCCATGTGGACGTCCCGCATGACGTCCGCCGAGCCCCTGGTCCGTACGTGGCTGTCGGTCAAGCTGCCGGCCGAAGTCGATATCATGCGTCGGGCGGCTGAACTGACCGCGCGCTGGGAGGTCGAGGCCTACGCCGAAGTCGTGCCGGGCGTCACCACGGACCGGGACCTGGCCGACATCCTGGAAGAGAAGATGGCCGCCGCCGGCGTGGGCGACGGCTGGTCGCCCGAACAGAACCCGGCCATCAATTCCGGCATGGACCGCGGGCACTCCCACCCGACGGATCGCGTCATCGTGCCGGGCGATTTCATCCAGACGGATTTCGGGATCCGCGTGCATGACATGTGGGTCACGGATATCCAGCGCTTCGCCTATGTCCTGGCTCCCGGTGAAACCGAAGCCCCGGCCGATGCACTCGCAAAGTGGGAAGCCGCCCGCGCAGGCAACCGCGCCGCCTTCGCAGCCATGAAGCCCGGCGCCACGGGAGCCGATGTGGATGCTGCCCAACGGGTGGTCATGGAAGCCAACGGATCCATCCCGGTCATGTGGGGGACGGGACATCCGGTAGGCTACTGGGCCCATGACAGCGGTCCCGGCCTGTCCGGCCGCAGCACATCACAACCGCTTGAACCCGGCATGACGTTCGCCTTCGACGGCTTCCACTCCTGGATGCTCACGGACTCCACCACGAAGACCATTTCGGTTGAAGAAATGGTGGTCATCACGGAAACCGGCGCCGAGTGGCTCACGCCTCCCCAGGAGGACCTGATTCTGATTCCTTCGCGTTGA
- a CDS encoding DUF1569 domain-containing protein, translating into MERKNLFDDAVYQDLIARVNAVQSDEQRQWGTMTAGQMLAHCTEVVEVANGKSLRGTPFIIRMIGGLIKRVVLNDKPYPKDVRTHPQYVMDGEEDLEVRRRALMDAINALRANNASQFQHDLFGRMTREEVGWGMYKHLDHHLRQFGV; encoded by the coding sequence ATGGAACGAAAGAATCTGTTTGACGATGCTGTCTACCAGGACCTCATCGCCCGCGTGAACGCCGTGCAATCCGACGAACAGCGCCAGTGGGGCACCATGACCGCCGGCCAGATGCTGGCTCACTGTACGGAGGTCGTCGAAGTGGCCAACGGCAAATCCCTCCGTGGCACACCGTTCATCATCCGCATGATCGGGGGGCTCATCAAGCGCGTGGTCCTGAACGACAAGCCCTACCCCAAGGATGTCCGTACCCATCCCCAATATGTCATGGACGGGGAGGAAGACCTCGAAGTCCGCCGGCGTGCGCTGATGGATGCAATCAACGCCCTGCGCGCAAACAATGCGTCGCAATTCCAGCACGACCTGTTCGGACGGATGACCCGCGAGGAAGTCGGCTGGGGCATGTACAAGCATCTCGACCATCACCTGCGGCAATTCGGTGTCTGA
- a CDS encoding T9SS type A sorting domain-containing protein codes for MPDLFARLQEAFRDEAGATYLVHSSGILKRQAMESQFAPLFEDRLPFVIYDAAYSSGLGMLVAAGPDGLKRIELETLSVTTVDAGEWVATHVSIISSSEFVTTGRQFEDWLFHWVLSSPTSVEPKADIHGKVFDVYPNPAHGTIRLRLHDARSGVTISVFDMAGRKVYATDHGRTTYRETIDIHRQLVPGVYLVRIDADGTSQSETVVILK; via the coding sequence ATGCCAGATTTGTTTGCTCGCCTGCAGGAGGCATTTCGGGACGAAGCGGGAGCGACTTATTTGGTCCACTCATCAGGTATTTTGAAGCGACAGGCAATGGAATCACAGTTTGCACCTCTCTTCGAAGATCGGCTGCCGTTTGTCATCTATGACGCCGCGTACTCATCCGGTTTGGGGATGTTGGTGGCTGCTGGGCCAGATGGATTGAAGCGAATAGAGCTGGAAACGCTGTCAGTCACCACCGTCGATGCTGGTGAGTGGGTGGCTACGCACGTATCCATTATCTCGAGCAGTGAGTTTGTAACAACGGGAAGACAATTTGAAGACTGGTTGTTCCACTGGGTGCTTTCTTCACCAACCTCGGTTGAACCAAAAGCAGATATACATGGAAAGGTATTTGACGTATATCCCAATCCTGCACATGGGACCATACGCCTGAGGCTTCATGATGCGCGTTCTGGTGTAACAATATCTGTCTTTGATATGGCTGGTCGAAAGGTATACGCCACGGACCATGGTCGAACCACTTATCGAGAAACCATTGATATCCATCGGCAACTTGTACCCGGGGTCTACCTTGTCAGAATTGATGCAGACGGCACCTCACAATCAGAAACCGTCGTTATTTTGAAGTGA
- a CDS encoding site-specific integrase, translating into MATITAVLWTYQVNPDGTSSIRIRVAEGGETSYRSTGLRVKKSEWNSNKAEVRRSHPNAAILNASVSKLISEAEGIALELQTKEGLFEAKDITERLVRGKRTSSDDIFKLADSRIAEFHSTDSPHPARRYRSVFNKLREYHGASDLPLTRITPAFLRAYEGFLYQHCKNSQSTVASDMKAIRAIVKRAVRNNEIKPEDDAFLWYSIREPRSTSERLSMEEISRIEQLQLEKGSRVWHAKNCFLFSFYTAGMRFTDLCKLTWTCERGDHVVYTMQKSGRRKQIRLVPQAKEILRHYRPEHPDPARRVFPLIADELDEGKSNLMRPISSQNAMVNRNLKKIARLAGIDIRLTFHTARHSFADYMRRSNSSLYDISKAMGHSDLKITERYLASFDESGLDKEMDRIFG; encoded by the coding sequence ATGGCAACCATTACAGCCGTCCTTTGGACCTATCAAGTAAATCCGGACGGTACGTCCTCAATAAGGATCAGGGTTGCTGAGGGAGGAGAAACTTCCTATCGTTCGACAGGCTTGCGAGTTAAGAAGTCGGAATGGAACTCGAATAAGGCAGAGGTACGCCGAAGCCATCCCAACGCAGCTATACTCAATGCGTCCGTCTCAAAACTGATTTCAGAAGCTGAGGGGATTGCCCTGGAATTGCAGACGAAAGAGGGGCTCTTTGAGGCCAAGGACATCACGGAGCGACTGGTACGCGGGAAACGCACATCAAGCGATGACATCTTTAAACTCGCAGACTCTCGCATAGCGGAGTTCCATTCCACGGACAGTCCGCATCCAGCCAGACGATACCGATCCGTGTTCAACAAGCTGAGAGAGTATCACGGCGCTTCAGACCTTCCATTGACACGCATTACGCCAGCATTTCTGCGTGCCTACGAGGGGTTCCTCTACCAGCACTGCAAGAACAGTCAGTCGACCGTCGCGTCCGACATGAAGGCCATTCGAGCGATTGTCAAGAGAGCCGTGCGGAACAACGAGATCAAGCCGGAAGACGATGCATTTCTATGGTACTCCATCAGAGAACCCCGGTCTACGTCGGAACGACTGAGTATGGAGGAGATCAGTAGAATCGAACAGCTTCAGCTCGAGAAAGGCAGCAGGGTTTGGCACGCCAAGAATTGCTTTCTATTCAGTTTTTACACTGCTGGAATGCGGTTTACGGATCTGTGCAAGTTGACGTGGACCTGTGAGAGAGGAGACCACGTGGTATACACCATGCAGAAGTCCGGCAGAAGAAAGCAGATACGGCTGGTTCCTCAAGCAAAGGAGATACTGAGGCACTATCGACCTGAACACCCTGATCCAGCCCGAAGGGTGTTTCCCCTGATCGCTGACGAACTGGATGAAGGCAAGAGCAATCTGATGAGACCGATCTCCTCTCAAAATGCCATGGTGAATCGCAATCTCAAGAAGATTGCCCGTCTCGCAGGAATCGACATTCGCCTGACATTCCACACGGCTCGACACTCATTCGCTGACTACATGAGGCGGTCCAACTCGTCGCTGTATGACATCTCAAAAGCGATGGGGCATTCGGACCTCAAAATCACAGAGCGATACTTGGCATCGTTCGACGAGAGCGGATTGGACAAGGAGATGGATCGGATTTTCGGGTAA